GGAGTACTGGCTCCCCACTAAGTCTTCAGTATCTGCAAGAGGTAGAAGTGCCTAGTTACTCTCTCCACATGTTTTCACTGACACCACACCAAGAGGGGTGAGCACTGGTAAGGATGAGGAGGATAATGGTGGGAGAAGGGGGTGCTGGCCTCCATATGGTGAAAGTCTGGACTCTGCAGTAGGTTTCCTCTGATATCACCCCAGCAGAAAGCAGAAAGCATACTTCCTTACTACCAAGTGGAGGTGGAAGTCCTGGCTCTCTGTGGTCTCCAGGGGCCCAAAGGCTTGGGTAGGGCTCATCACCACCTAATAGGGATAAAAGTCCCCATTCCCTACTATgcctggtggggagggaagagattGGGGCATGTTATTAAGAGTCTGGCAGGGGTAGAAGTCTAGGCTGCTCACCTAGCCCTGGCTAAACTGGGTGAAGTTGCGGGTATGgttttcctttgggttttggCTGAAGTAAAGTggttattttctaaaagttttctgaCTTGCCAGGTTGCCCCTTTCCTTATCCTTTGACTAAAGAGAGCGTGTTTTTCTTGAGGCTTTTGGGCATTTCCAAGTTGCCAGCTTCTTAAGCTCCAATTCTGGGacagataaggcaaaaagaaaacccagggaacTCACTGCCATGTCATTCCTTGGGTTTCTAGTCAGTCTGCcttcttctttccatctttcaaaGTCTTCTTATGCCTGTCTTTTATGTAATGTCCGGGGTTGTTAGTTGTACTCCGAGGGAAGAACTGGAAAAAGTTTGTCTTccccatcttcctggaagcaaaCTGTATTAACTTTTATGATTACCTTCTATTCAGGGAAAATGATATTGATTGAAAAAGTCCTCCAGCAATTTTGTGATGTCTCCTTTCCTCTAACGTTAAGAGAACTATTGTTATAGCATAAGGGAGTGCATTAAATTATTGTAAGAGCTCTAAAAAGCAATTCAGGGATAGGTCAAAAGACCAGGTCATGGACAAGTTTAGAGCTTTTTATAAGTTGAATTAGATTTTTCAGTAGTCTCCTCCTACCTAATGGTGGTTTTATTATGTAAGAGTAATGGTAGTGTATAGTTATTTTATATTAGGTATTCTTAAATCATACATATTATAATTATCCATGAAGCGTTAATGCCTGAgactttgatatttattttatttggttattaaaattttgttatgcTTGCACAGTACATTGATACTTTTCATAAAGCTATAACTTTTCCTTGTAAGTAACAAAGGCCTAGTGGAGCTTGCTTTAGCAAAAGGAAAGGTAACTGTATATAAAGTTACAGATGTGTCATGAAGTTCAAGGGTTGGTTTGAAGATAGACTCCAGGAAGATCCTGAAACTAACTGTGCAATGGAGCCTGAGGAGTCATCTGTTTTGTCCCCATTCTtctctgtacattttcttttcctttctccccaaaGACTCTGTCTGCCACACAGGCGGAACATGACTGTGACATAGTCCCTAGTTAGCAGGATATGGACTCACTGGGAAGAGACAGACTGATATGGTTTTCCTTCAGATCTGATTTTAAATTCTCGGAAATAAGAATCTGATTAGCAAATCAGGATTAGTGGTCTACTTGTGGCCCAGGTGGTATGGCCAGACATGTATGTGTGGAGGCGTCTCATGGAAAAACCAGGACTGACAGGAGCCTACTCCTGTATTCCTATGGATGGGGGGATGGGTGGCCATTTCCAGAGACAGCCTAAAAGGGTCCAATATACTAGTATCTTGTTCTACTCCTAGAATCTTTGATATACCATTAATGATGTGTCCATATTGAAGTTGTCATAAAGTCCCAGGTTAACCTTCTTACAGTTGGTAACCGTTATTACTGTGTAAGCAAGTTGAATTCATGACTTATGTTTCTCGTAATGTTAAAAAGACATAATAAGCAGCAGAAAGACCCTTTTCAGAAACATTCAGAAATGAAGTTGTACATTAGCAACTGTTTCAGAGGTTCTAGAACTTTCCTTTTCCAGCATTAATCTAGTTAACTTGGGAAGTCAGTGCACAGGGTATCAGGCCTTCCCATGATGAAGGGACTGTTGCCTGGTTCAGGACTCTTGCCCTGGTTCACCAGAGAAACATACCACTATCGACCCTGTTTTATGAAACTGTAATGTTACCCCTGAAGCCAGTGTAAGCTCAGCAGGCTTATGTTATCTGACTATTATTTGTGGGCATATAATCCAGTAGGTGTCTTTCTAAGCCTTTTGGAATATAAATCTTTCTTACTTGAAGTGGAAACAAACTCATAAATTTTGTCCAGCTAAGCCTTTGTTAAATTGGTTATATATAACATTTAGCTAGGATTTTATGACCATTTCCACACTTATAAATCTTGGTCACTGTGCTCAGAACTTTACATTAGAGTAGAAGCAACTATAGACAATTATACACTGATGGTTCAAAGGTACTGAACAGCAAGAACTGTTCTTGGTACCCataaagcagtatttttaaaaaagtctgtgGAGGAGGAAATCTCATACAAATCTAACTGGTTTATGCTTTTCTAGGGAATTCTTCCTTTCAACCCAAAGCTGGGTTTTGGATTAGGTCAGGTTTACCACACTGTCAAGCTCTACTTTTCAATacaagccttttcttttttccttcctacctctcttccttcctttcttcttctctactcacttttttctttttactgatgcacctgtggcacatggatgtccccaggctaggggttgaatcagagctgcagttgccggcctacagccacagtgacaccagatccaagccaagtctacgatgcatgctgcagcttgtagcaatgccagatccttaacccattgggtgatgccagggaacctgcatcctcacagacatgacgacaggttcttaacttgctgagacacaatgggaactcccctactgactttttaattcattcatttattctctctctttaaagCAGCCCTGTGTGgcatttaaaatcatatttatttagttTCCAATCTATAAACAGTTGTAAATTTACTGGCTTACCAACTGTTTCTTGAGATTTGAAAGATTAATTCTTTTCTCTAGGTTCTATAATATGGAAAGTTCTTCACTTTTATGACCAGCCTAGCCATTAGAAGGATAGCCCAGAGAAGCTGAATCTCTAGCCAGCAGGTCAGAAAGTAAGGCAGATCAAATGCAAAATACTATGCTAGAGGTAAAAAGTAATATAGAGATAGATATTGCATGATGTCTTAATTAGTAAATCTACTTGTTTAGTACCATTGAGATTTGTTCACCAATTAGAGGTCAGTGGTTTGCTTATATGCCATTTTTTTCATCTATCtctaaaaataagggaaaaagaacacagaaacaaaataagacaaagcaaaagacaaaacttGTTAAGTTAGGAAATTTAAAACTGGAACCACCAAAAGATAGGACAAGTACTTCAGCTCTCAGATCTTTGGTGTCCCTTGACTGTCTTCCTGAAGAGCATGCTATGCACCAACACACTACTATATAGTACGttattgtaatatttttaataggcaaaaaatagatttattaagatgttTGTGAGAGAAgtaagcaggcaggcaaggaagctctgctaGTACGTTACTGTATGATAACACATCCGTGAAACTGATAGCATAGGGCCCAACAACTGTTACTGCAAACACCCCTCACACTGTTGTTTTATTACTTAATTATAAGGTTTGGAGTATTCAGTCAATTAAGAAGTCTGAATGCCTTAGCCTCTCTGTTCCAAGCATAACTCCTTTTCAGAGCAATCAATATTGCAAACTGTCAGTTTAGGCCAAAGTAATAATTTTGCTTTAccttaaaaatactcttttcatATTGAAAATTACATTCCTGAGATTATATGCTTCTTCTTAACAGGAGATATTATAGATACTCCAGGATATGAAATGTATCTCAATAATTTTAGTGATTCAAGTAGTTGATCTGAAAACAATACATTCAATAAACTTCCATGAGAAGGAACATAATTTAAATGTTAGAAATGATGATTAGTCTAcacttttgcttgtctgattcttttttcaaatgatcACCTAATGGGCagaatttatagaatttttgaCATGGAGGGAAGTTAGCAATtagctcagtggttctcaaatttagCTACACATTTGAATCACTCAGggggcctttaaaaaaattgtggtggTTAGAACTTCATTGGCCACAGatattttgatttcattgatctgGGGTGGGTGTTCAAGCATTTATGCAGTTTAAAAATGCCCCAGCTGATTTTCATGAGCAGTGAGGGCTTCCTAAGTTCACACAATAGAGAAAAGAACACCAGACTTggataagaacaacaaaaacttaATTTGAATCTCCTCTGTACTATTTATTGATCTTAAGAAAGTTGCTTACCCTCTCAGTGACTTGGCTCCTTCAACCAAAAAGGGAAATAACATACTGCCCTAATCATTAAGAGAGATTTCTCTATTGCAGGAACAGAGCAACCGATGATCAGTGACGATGAACAAATTATCTAAATTAAACCTGTTAAGAAGTGTTGGGATTAAGTTAAAGATGTAATTTAGCTTTTTCTATTCCCTTCTGCCACCAGACCATGTTGCCCCAGTGTTTATATTTATGGTCTGGAGTCATAACTCTTAAGCAATTTGCTATAACATCAACTGTAATTCaaacttttgtttttagttttatctttcccacatttttcaattttttttttcctttcctttttagggtcacacccagggtatatggaagttcccaggctaggggttgaatcagagcttcggctgccagcctactccatagccacagcaacaccaggtacGAACCACATCTTCACTTTATGCCAAAGCCTGCAGTAaagctcgatccttaacccactgggtgaggccagggatcgaacctgcatcctcatggatactagtcggattctcaacccactgaaccacaacaggaactcccccacttttCGCATTGCTGAAAATGAGATGAAGTCTTCATACTCAGGCATAGCTAAAATAATTATCAAGGTTTTAATGAGAATACCATTTATTTATGGCTAAAGAGGAGGAACTAGCAAGTGTTTCCTCAGTTGACACACGGAGAAGAGGGAGTAAACTACCATTCTGGTTCCACAATGTCcctttagatattttaaaaatttgcatccATTAATGTGACCAAGAATacttataaatgaaaatgatttgttttcactgtatgtttttttgttttgttttgttttccaatcctgcagcacatggaagttcccagaccaaggactgaacttgagctacagcagtgacaatgttggatccttaaccaactaggtcaccagggaactcccttcactggGCTTTTcggttttatttttgaaagtctcAATCTTTACTGTGTTACCATCAGAAatgtttgaaacttttttttttttacactactTACCAGGAATCTTGCTGGGTATTAAggattcaaaaatgaaaagaacatgaaatctTAGAAAGCTTGTAAACACATAGGTATAATACCAAGGTATGTGGGGGGGTGGCTAATTATCTGGTCTCAATTAGTTTCAGTTGGGAAGGATtagaaatttttctaaatatatacttTGCTTTTTATTCACTCTTTATTTCTGCTGCGAATAGGTTTCCTGGGGGCTCAATGGCTTCTTTAAAGTAGCTCAATTCTAGGTGAACCTGGACTAAGGGCTCAAAATGAAACCATGAGCAAGGCGAATAGGTATGAGGTGAGATCACCTTCACTGAGTGGTCAGAATTTCCCTGGCCTTACATAGGATAGAAAGAAATATATGACAGTCATACACTCGAGTGATTTTCAAGAGCTATAGGAATTCAGATACAGGGCTAAATAACACAGGGTGCCCCTGTTAAAGAAGACActtacttcattttaaaagtggaaagCTAAGTCATtttctgaaagtattttttcttataaGATTGTGTTTTAGTCAGGGATATGATAAACGTATTGTATGAGGCTGTTGAAGAGATTAGAAATTATGTGTTTTCTAAAAGGGAAGGCTGGTTTGAAAGCAAACTGGAGAAATCTCTTCATTTGCAGGCTTTGAGTTAAAAAGcagagatctggagttcctgttgtggctcagagggttaagaacctgactagtatccataaggatgaaggtttgatccctggcctcactcagtgggttaagaatctgacattgccgagagctgtggcataggttgcagttcaGCTCAGATGgagcgtggctgtggcacaggccagcagctgtggctccgatttgacacctagcctgagaacttccatatgccatgagttcggccatgaaaagaaaaaaaaaaaaggcagagatccATTTTTCTATAATAGTCTTTGAAACTTTCATTTGTGTCTAAAACTTAAAGCAGTGAAACAGAATGCAAATAGAAATCTAACCATTTTGTtccaaaaatgtaaattttatttgtaaaatacttCACTgaacaatgtttttaaaattgaaatttaccCTTTTTAAACTGTTCACTgtttcaggaaaacaaaatttcatcAGTGGTATGATTTAGTAGTCACCCGAACTGTTACTTTTTGCAGTAATTTGGTTTTATAGaaattcatttacttaaaatacttttgtatatatacaGAGTTAAAAATTTTCACTGTCTGTAATTATATTCTGGCCATTATCTGCTTTATGATTATTACTTAAAATGTACTGTATAACTTACTGTATGATGAGCCACTATAAGATACTCCACTGTATTAAGATTATTAACTGATTATTTCAAACCCCAGATAAAAATAGTATGtgcctttcctttttatttcatctGTGGTATAaaaggcattcattcattcaaacaatgACTGAACTCCTGATACCCTACACTCCATCACTAAGGATATCAGGTTGACAAGGCAAACTCTCTGCCTCCATTTATTCTGGTAGAAGATAAATGGAAATTggctttcaaaaataaacttttttaggCCTAGCACAGTGCCAGTGCCAGGTAGATGCTAGTGCTTCAAGCTGCTTctatcttttttggccacaccttgggcatatggagttcccggaccagggatcagtACTGAGCTGCaattgcgacctatgccacaactgtggcaatgcaggatccttaaccactgtgctggctggggtttgaacctggATTGGACCTGTGACCCAGTGTTCCCAAATGCTGctaatcctgttgtgccacagcaggaactccaagttgcttctatttttaataatatcacacagtacactgaaaaataaatctaagcCCAGCAGCTCAATCTTCCATCTGGATGGAAAAATTGGTATCTGCTCTGAGAAAACTATTATGTTGGAATGAGGCAAAATATAGTACTCACTACCACATATAAAAAATTCCTTCCTCAAATGTAGTAGTAATTACTATGACACTTTCTTTATAGTTATAAAGCATTTTAAgaaatacagctgacccttgaataGTGGTacagggctggggatgggggtaAGGTAGGGTAGTAGGGCTGACCCCAACACAGTCTAAATTCTGAGGATAACTTCTTAGATGGCCCTCACATCCCAGGTCCTGCATCCGTGGATTCAACCAACCCAGATTGTGTAGTGACAAGAGTACATATTTatctaaaaaaagacaagtacAGTGGatctgtgcagttcaaacctgtgttattcaagggtcaactatactgTAATCAGATTTCCTGAAGTACTTACAGGGGGTGAAAAAGCCTAATTTTGGGGTTAAGAGAGAATGAATAAATTCACCATATCAGCTTTGTGACCTCTGAAAAATTACTCAACATCTCTAACTCTCGGTTTCCTCCTAATTAATACTAATTAATGAACCTCAAAGCTAACTCACATGGTTGcaatgcatattaaaatatttgaagtatttaGTACAGTGTTTATAACAATCAATAAATAATGACTATTTTCATTCATGGTATCATTCTTCATTTGGTTCAACaggtaaagaaaatgaagtttgcAAAGGCTGAGAGAAAAGGATTCACAGCTATAAAATGGAGGGTGACATTTGAAACCCCAGTCTTCTGACTGCACATCCTTTGTTTTAAGACAGTACATATTAAGGAAGAAAGTAAATTAAATCATTGCCAAAATATTAGTAACTTCAGTAAATTTACTTCAGGCTGAAGCTTAAAGGTTATCACTTAACCAATCTAccattatcaaattttttttaaactgtgaaacAAAAAGTATGTTACTTTATGCTATCAcatcatattctttaaaaaaaaaaaacaaacacgctattttcctgtttttcctccttttggtTTATTTCAAGCTTTCTTCATATTTGAACTTTATCACTAATCATTTGATacaaagagggttccctttctacAAACATTATACGTATAATAATAAAAGCCCTCAAGTGGGCTTCTAGACAGTGGGGTCAGAATTACACTCAGTTTACGCATGAGATCAACTCGATAAGGTCAAATGTCCGAATCCAGGCGTCAGAAGTAGTTTTTCCTATTCTAAATCCAACGCTAAGATTATATAGACGAGGCTGCTGAAAATTAAGAATGAGAAACTACTACTAATCACagtaaaagatatttaaaaaggaaaagcatgGGAAGTCTTGAAAATACTGTAATTTTTAAGAAACGTGGATTGCTCCTGACGGCTCAAACACTCAAAAGACGGGCTTTAGAGGAAACCCAAACCCAGTAAACGCGCCGCACTGAACGGCAAATCCCACGGGAACCACTGGCCTCCCACGTGTCTCTCAGGAAATGCACAAAAcgaaggaaaaagaaagccaaagggAGTTGGGTGAAAGGTTTAAAACAGCAGATAGGGATTCACAGGGAGATGGAGGGCACACGAAGCCTGGGGTGGGCAAGAGAGAACTCGCAGAGCATCTGGCAGGCGCCGAGGACGGAGAAGAGGCCTGGAAGCAAAGCAGGGGGAGGCTTTCATCTGGAGAGCGGGCGGCCAACGGGCCCCACCCAGTGGATCTGCTTCTCAGGTTCCAATGGGGGCGGAGGAGGAGAGCGCGcggaagagaaaagcagagaggggAGAAGACGCTAGAATAGCTACAGGTGGGCGCGGGTCAGAGCCCGGGCTGCGCGGGAGCAGGGCTGGCCCCACCTGGGAGCCTCCGAGCCGCCGTAGCCCCGCCCCTCCGCGCGTGGCGCCCCTGACGCTTGGCGCGCAGGCCGCTCTCCTTACAGAGGTCGCTCTTGTCCCGAACGGTCGGCCTCTGCTGCGCCTGCGTCGTCGGGAGGGGAAGTGAGGCGGTTTCCTCGGCGCCTTttccggcggcggcggcggtagAACTGGGAGGAGGCGGTGGAGGCCGGAGGGAGCCCGCGCTCTGGGCGGCGGCTGGAGGTAACCTCCTGGGCTGAGCTGGAAAGGCGGGCTCCTTCGGCCTCCGCTCTCTTCTGGGGCTCCCGCAGTAACtccctttttcctctctgtgttTCTGCAGGCAGCGCACCGAGTTCCCGCGAGGATCAATGACCCGACGGGGCGCCGGAGCCGCTCTGCTCTCGTGTGGCCTGGGTCAGTGGTGAGCGCGGTGCTCCGCGGACCGGAGGCCGGGCCGAAGGGCCGCAGTCTCCCGCGGCGGAGTGAGGTGAAGGCGGCCGAGCAGGAGCCGGCGGCGGCGCTTGTACGGCGCCTGCGGGGGGAAGGGCAGTTCCGGGCCGGGCCGCGCCTCAGCAGGGCGGCGGCTCTCCCAACGCAGACTCAGGCCGCGGCGACGGGAGGAATCAAGTTGTGTGGTCGGTGATGCCCGAGTGAGCTACGGGCCCGGGCCTCTGCCCTGAGGAGGCAACTCCCACGCAGGCCGCACGGGCCCCCTCGCGACTGGGAAGCTCCGTTTCGGTttcgcggcggcggcggcgttgTTGGAGGGGACCCGGGACACCTGAATGCCCCCGGCCCCGGTTCCTCCGAAGCGATGGGGAAGGTGCTATCTAAGATCTTCGGGAACAAGGAAATGCGAATCCTCATGTTGGGCCTGGACGCGGCCGGCAAGACAACCATCCTGTACAAGTTGAAGCTGGGCCAGTCGGTGACCACCATCCCCACCGTGGGTTTCAACGTGGAGACGGTGACTTACAAAAACGTCAAGTTCAACGTATGGGATGTGGGCGGCCAGGACAAGATCCGGCCGCTCTGGCGGCATTACTACACCGGGACCCAGGGTCTGATCTTCGTAGTGGACTGCGCCGACCGCGACCGCATAGACGAGGCCCGCCAGGAGCTACACCGCATTATCAATGACCGGGAGATGAGGGACGCCATAATCCTCATCTTCGCCAACAAGCAGGACCTGCCTGATGCCATGAAACCCCACGAGATCCAGGAGAAACTGGGCCTGACCCGGATTCGGGACAGGAACTGGTATGTGCAGCCCTCCTGTGCCACCTCGGGGGACGGACTCTATGAGGGGCTCACATGGTTAACCTCTAACTACAAATCCTAATGAGCATTCTCCACCCATCCcccagaaggagagaaatcaaAAACCCATTCATAGGATTATCGCCACCATCACCTCTTTGAATTgccactttctcttcttttgaatTTGAACTTTGGAGTTACAGTTCTacggtttgggggagggggttagggggtttcttttttgtttcttttctttttctttctttctttttttttttttggctttgcgtTAGGATGCTCTGAGCTGACTTTTGACACGAACACAAAGTACTTAGATACTCTCGTTGACTTCCAGCAAATGGGATGGGGGAAATACAGCAGTTCTTGATAAATTCCTTTATAAtaatggtttgatttttttatttcgaGAGAATCTTCTTTTCCAATgtatgcttttttcctttttgcccagTTTCCTTATCACTTGCTGTAGATGGCTTATTTTGCATTCATGCAGACTATGTTGCAAGTCTGTTTCATCTAGTAAACTGAAAATTATTGCTTAATCAAACTGCcgtttgtcttttatatttaaggCCTTTTCCCCCTCCCTTATGAATTCCAACTTAGTAAATTCAAATGTGACCTTTTATATCTAAGACCAGTATAGTAAACTTAGCCCACAGGGGCAAATAATGAGTAATATCATTGTAATATGTTCCAGTTGCACATCAGTATGTTAAAACAGGTAATGTAAGTTCTTTGAAATGTCAGCTTTTAAGTTCTGAAACATACATCATGCATGAGTAAGGATAAAACTCAAGTTCCCCTTTACAGAGCTAACTTACAgtgcataaaaatatgaaaatgtaaccAGTCAaggacacagattttttttttcactgcaaagTTAGCAACTTTGCtgtgttttccctcttttttaactttaaaaacagaCTCTTCCAGAAAATGGAGCAATAATGTTGTATGC
The Sus scrofa isolate TJ Tabasco breed Duroc chromosome 1, Sscrofa11.1, whole genome shotgun sequence DNA segment above includes these coding regions:
- the ARF6 gene encoding ADP-ribosylation factor 6 isoform X1; the encoded protein is MGKVLSKIFGNKEMRILMLGLDAAGKTTILYKLKLGQSVTTIPTVGFNVETVTYKNVKFNVWDVGGQDKIRPLWRHYYTGTQGLIFVVDCADRDRIDEARQELHRIINDREMRDAIILIFANKQDLPDAMKPHEIQEKLGLTRIRDRNWYVQPSCATSGDGLYEGLTWLTSNYKS